The Marasmius oreades isolate 03SP1 chromosome 2, whole genome shotgun sequence genomic sequence GGGAATCAAACCGCCAAAAGGGGTCCTACTGTACGGGCCTCCCGGCTGTTCCAAAACTGTACTTGCAAGAGCTTGTGCATGTGAAAGTGGCATTAACTTCCTTGCTGTTAAAGGTCCTGAAGTACGTCACACCTTTACTTGTCCACTTTGTCTAACAAGCAAACTTTGTCTAACCTCCCTTTCAGCTGCTAAATAAGTATGTCGGGGAGTCTGAACGGGCAGTTCGTGAAATATTTAAAAAGGCGAGGGCTGCTTCACCCTCCATCATATTTTTCGTACGCTACATGTCGTACTGCTAAGATTTGTGCTAAGACTTTCCCCCTTTGAACAGGATGAAATAGATGCTTTGGCTTCGTCGCGAATAGCATCGAGCCACGATTCAGGCTCTTCACATGAAGGAGTGCTAACTAGTCTACTCAACGAAATGGACGGCATCCAGGAACTAGTTGGAGTCACTATCCTTGCAGCGACTAACAGACCGGAATCAATTGTTATATCGGTTTCTTCCTCTACGATGGCATATGCTGACATCGTTTCCCAGGACCCTGCCCTGATGCGCCCTGGTCGCCTGGATCGTATTCTTTATGTCGGTCCTCCTGATCGACAGGGAAGGGAAGAGATATTCAGGATTCGATTACGAAGCATGAAAGTAGACGATAATATCGATATCGCAGAACTTGCGGCACTGGCGAGTGTTCTTGTGTCCGAATCATGGAACCCAACAATTGACATAACTGGCTTCAATGCAGACGGACGGATGTTCTGGGGCAGAGCTGACTGCCTTATGCCAAGAGGCTGCACTCCTCACTATGCAGCGAGACTTGAGCGCACTATCTGTATGTTCACAAGTCTGTAGGTTTTTGAAGTAACCCATGTTCAAAAATTGCTTCAGGTTCCCCATCAAGCGTTCGTCACCGCCACGAAATCTATACAACGTCAGATCACACCAGCCGTTCGCCAGAAATTCGAGACTTGGCGGGTACAAAGTGGGTTAACAAGTGCATGAATTATGCATCGTCTAGTCTTAAATCATAACCTTCTTGAATTTGTACACTAAATCGTAAATGACCCGTATTATACTGTACAATCTCGATTCTTCTGCTTCCAAATCATCTCCGAACAACGACGAACGGCACCTTGAAGTTCAGTCAGCTCATCGACAAACGGAGACTTGAAACGTCAAGACTCACCTCAACgtcttcaccttcttcaTCAGACACCATCACCTCGGCGATGAAGTAGGTGACATGAGAAGGGACAGGTTTCTTGCTGACATGCTCCACGAGTTTGCTGAACTTGAGAGGAAGTCGCTCCTCGCTCTATATGCCCGTAAGCTTGACCTTTGAAATGTTGTATGAACATACTACaaacctttttcttcccaaCAAAAGAACTCCAAAGCATGCTAACACCTTGACTGACCATAGTGATCTCGAGTCTATGTTCCTTTCTAAACCAAGCGACGATATCTTGAAGAGTAGGGTCATTCCTGAACTCGAACCTGTCCCAGAGCGTCCACTCGGTTTGACCATACTTGTATTTTGCGGCACCGATAGGCTCTGAGAAACCAAAGAAGGGGAGCGCCAAGTTCACGAAACCGTTCTTGTACTCCTCCAGCTTGTCTTTACCATCGATTATCTAGGAAGGGGATTGAATCTTGGAGACGATGTTATGTAGACCAGCGCAACGCACCTTCAACGTCTCCAAACAAACCAAGCCAGTCACCAAGGAGGTTGTCGTTGCTATTGCAGGGATAATCTTCCCTGCGATCTGTTTAGTGGTGTGACGGTCTGCAGGTGGGATGTTGTAATTAGTTGCTCGAAGGTTCGAAGCAGCTGTGATGAAGTCTATGTGATGATTTGTGTCATCGTCCTTCTCGAACTCGACGGGGTTCAGGCGATAGCCTGCTAGCGATGAAGGTGGCGGTAACTTCGACACCACCTCCTCGATATCATCTGTCGAGTATATTAGTTACTGATAAATGAAATAGATTGTCGACAAACCAGGTCCGCCACTCTCTAGGGGAACGGGATCATTCTCGTTCACTTGGATTTTAATGCCACTTCTAGGTGTAAACTCGGGAACGATGACGGAATCTGCAACCTTCCGATAAACGTTGGGATCGTTGTCGCCTTTGAGCCCATAGTTGAAGGCATGCAAGTTTGCTGCAGCGATGATGAAGGATAGATGCGAGGGCTACGAGTTACCATCAATCGCGGCGCAACGTTAAGAAAGTTTGAAGACTCACATCGTTCGAGTTGAAGGTCAATGGATCGGGGGCGCGCTTCGGACCACTCCAGAAGGGCTGACCGCTGCTAGTGGTTGCGTCCTTTGGGAAACTGAAAAGTAATTGGCGAATTTCATTGTTAAACCTGGCTTCAAATTGAAGGCGAGCCCAGACAATACACTCTTCAAAAGTCAAAGGCTTGTCGGTTACGAGGTGAGAGAGTAATTGTTCAACTTGCTGCTTCTGTTGACCGGAGTACTTGAGAGTATTCTGCAGGTAGCCTGCATCCGACAGATATGCGTTAACTTCTTGAAGGGGCTTGATGAAAAGGTCTTCGAATAGCTTCTTACTCCACTAGAAATCAAGCCCGACGATCAGTAATTGATTGTCTGTCGATCGCTGTCCTCCTTTTACCTCGATGGTGTGTTGGATGACATTGGGAAAATTCCTGACCGTGCAAGAAGGTGTTTCCTTCTCAGGAGGGTCTTGAGAAGATGCATAGGACTCAGTCAAGTGGGGAATGACCACTTGCACGTTACCCTTGGTGCCTAAAGTTCCGGAGTCCATAAGTGGTTTCTTGTAGAACACGCAGCGTTGGTCCATGTAAAGTCCTTAGACACGTAAATTGAACATCTATCCATGCCTTGAACATGCGACGTGACTCACTAGCTTTTACATTGTCCAATGCGTTTGTGACGCCGTCAAGGCTGTTAAAAAATTCCTCATCGTAAATGTCTAAGACATCGTTAGGTAGATAATAAATCGGTAGCTAATTTTGACAGCACCTTCTGTATCCGGACCTACGGCATCCTGCCTTGTGGTAATCTTTCCGGCCAGATCTGTGTTCATCTCCGAGACAACCCTTGCAGCAACCTCGGCCTTAAATTTGCCGAGATCCTTAGGTCTGAATAGGAACTGGCGATTGAGGTTACTCTTTTCAATTGTATCCAAATCGGTAACTTGGATCGATCCCTGCGAACCAGTACCCAACCCCATCATACTCCAGTTCTTTAACATCTCGCATCCGATAGCACCAGAACCGACCAGGAATTGACGATAGTTGGAGATCTTCTCCTGGAAGACCTTTCCAAAGACAGCAATTTGAGCATCATAGCGTGAACCCGTTGGTTGACAATCCGCCTCATCGGGAAGAAGTCGGGGAAGTGATTCCATAGAGTCGTAGTACAAGTGCTGTAGCATGGGATGGAACTTGGCGGAGCATGCTTTCATGACTTCCTGTGCAACGAACGCACCAATAACTGCATTAATGGGAGCCAGGTCACCACTTGCCTGGTAAGCAAGCTCTATGATGATTTTCTCATCAACTTCTGGCTCTAGTTTCTTCGCAATTGCAACGAGACTAGATGCATCCTCGGCGTTTCTCGGACGTGGAAGACGTTTATGCTGCGAATAGAATTCTGAGAGAGCCTGGAAACCAGCATGAAGGGTGGCAGGTCTGTCGAATTTCGCGAAGTCCGTGATAAAGAATTCCGGGGATTGCAACGATTCACGCAGAGatttctggccacaagaaggTAGTTAGATAAAGAGACGACGACAATGTACGTTATTACGCACGAAGTCAATAATCTTGGGCATTTTGACCTGAGTGAAAATGCCTCCAGCTGTGTAGTCCCCAAGACCTGTAGTGTCCCCGATCGAGAAGGTGTAAGGGCCTTTGACTGTGACTTTGCGAGGTTCGCATCCGTTTAACTCCGTCATTCCTTGCACCTCGGAGAACGTCACGAAGTCGCCGTCTTCCAAACCGTGTCTCGTCTCATCTAGACAAGTAGCCAAGCCATCTTTGTCCTGAGGTATCTCTTAGCAAGATCATAAGCCGAATAAAAAAAGACAGTCACCTTCGAAACCGATACGATCATACCACTCAAGGGTTGCTCGCCTGTCGGATCAACGCAGGTGAACCGCGGTCCAAAATCGTTGAAGATAGATCTGAGAAGTCTCTTGTTAGCAAGAATCGCAAAAACAAGAGGGAGTACAATCACCCAAATAATCCACGCGTTTCTGTTGCGATGAAATGGACTCCGTTCTCGTGTGTCCAATCGTTTATCTCCAATTGTTTGCTATACGGAACCCCACATAGAACAACAACCTATTCCGTGTGTTATTAACATTTATTGTCTTGTGCATGAGAAAACCGACGTACCTGGAAGCCTTTGATGAGGTCCACCGTGATTTCCTGGCCTGCGGTACCTCCCAGATTTCTAACCGGAACATAAGCATTTAATTCTGCTAATCTAGGCACAGTAACTTCTGCCCGAGGTTTTCCAACATCTTTGACGCGCAAGAAGAACTAAATGAAGACGAGATGGTGAGCGATTTGAATGATCGACGAAGAAGTAGAACTAACTTGAGAACTGAGATCTTGTATGGTGATCAGTTCTGGGTCAAATACAGTCACAGACTTGACACCAGCAAGAACAATGTTTTTAGCTGTAGAAAAAACTCAGAATGGCATCCTCGATGAGCCCAACGGGAGATACAAGACCTATCTCAACACCTAAACCTTGGAGACCAACGATCAGAACGTTGGATGCAGCCATTCTCTTCATCGCTAAATCATAGAATATTTGTGTGAGATACACCCTCCCGACCTTCGATAACACCTCTTACCCTCGTGCCCAAGGACATATCTGGGAGAAAGAACGTCAGGTAGCGCTCCCACACTAAGCAAAAACAACTGTACAATTGACGTGAATAGAGGCCTTCATCAATGGCTGCCTCATCAATATCCATCTTGGTGCTCTGACCAGCCATGAGTTGTTCAGAAATATCAGTGTATCGAGTTGAGTGGTGAAGCAGTGGTGTAGAGAAAACGCGCGTCAATTTCTAAGTACGGCTATCGGAAATGAGTCTTAGTCACATGATGACTTAATTTATCGGCCCGCACGGCGcgcgttcaaacgttcaagtcCAACAGTAGGAGTATGAAGTCCCAGCATGAGAACCTGAGACTGAATGTAGTTAAGCAGTGTACATGTACACTAATTAGTAGGGATACGAGGCCGAAGCTTTTTCCATGAGCGGTGTAAATGCGAGCACATCGCGTGATATCTATCTAAATAACACCGTCATGCCCGTTATTGGTTTTAGAACATAGCACGTTTACTCGTGGGCCTTGACGTTCTCATCTGACTCGTTTTTAATCTTAGCGTCGTCACTTATATCTTCTGGAGTTACTGTCGCTCTCTTATCGCCAATGATTCCTACGCCACGAAGACATATCATGGACAGCAAGGTAGCTTGGAAATTTAGCCGCGAATCAGCCTTTTGCACGCGTAATAATGAATGGCTTACCAACTATACCGAATCCCAAGCATGTCCACTGTGCAGCTTGATAGCTCTTCAACGGGTCACCGGGTTGTTGCTGTGCTACACGATTGAACACCACGGTCGAGACGGTGACCCCCAAAGAAGTACCAATCTGAATTCAAAACGCGACGTCAATAGAGGATCATATCGACCAAGGCTATTCATACCTGAGTCATGCATTGAAATACAGCCCCAGCTACACTTTGTTCATGGGGAAGCGAGAATTTAGCGATAAAAAGAGTTCCGGAGGCAAACACGAAGTCAGCCCCAACCACACTTGCGACGGCTGCCGGAAATCCAAATGCCCAGTATACAGCTCTTGGATTGATCAAAGCGAAGAGGAGGGCCGCAGTTCCTGTGAGAGCGGTTCCGCTAGCTGtcaggaagaagaaacagtCAAAAACATGGATAAGCCGTGGTAACCAATGACACCCTACCCATCAAAAACACA encodes the following:
- a CDS encoding uncharacterized protein (BUSCO:EOG09260ERO); its protein translation is MAGQSTKMDIDEAAIDEGLYSRQLYVLGHEAMKRMAASNVLIVGLQGLGVEIAKNIVLAGVKSVTVFDPELITIQDLSSQFFLRVKDVGKPRAEVTVPRLAELNAYVPVRNLGGTAGQEITVDLIKGFQVVVLCGVPYSKQLEINDWTHENGVHFIATETRGLFGSIFNDFGPRFTCVDPTGEQPLSGMIVSVSKDKDGLATCLDETRHGLEDGDFVTFSEVQGMTELNGCEPRKVTVKGPYTFSIGDTTGLGDYTAGGIFTQVKMPKIIDFKSLRESLQSPEFFITDFAKFDRPATLHAGFQALSEFYSQHKRLPRPRNAEDASSLVAIAKKLEPEVDEKIIIELAYQASGDLAPINAVIGAFVAQEVMKACSAKFHPMLQHLYYDSMESLPRLLPDEADCQPTGSRYDAQIAVFGKVFQEKISNYRQFLVGSGAIGCEMLKNWSMMGLGTGSQGSIQVTDLDTIEKSNLNRQFLFRPKDLGKFKAEVAARVVSEMNTDLAGKITTRQDAVGPDTEDIYDEEFFNSLDGVTNALDNVKARLYMDQRCVFYKKPLMDSGTLGTKGNVQVVIPHLTESYASSQDPPEKETPSCTVRNFPNVIQHTIEWSKKLFEDLFIKPLQEVNAYLSDAGYLQNTLKYSGQQKQQVEQLLSHLVTDKPLTFEECIVWARLQFEARFNNEIRQLLFSFPKDATTSSGQPFWSGPKRAPDPLTFNSNDPSHLSFIIAAANLHAFNYGLKGDNDPNVYRKVADSVIVPEFTPRSGIKIQVNENDPVPLESGGPDDIEEVVSKLPPPSSLAGYRLNPVEFEKDDDTNHHIDFITAASNLRATNYNIPPADRHTTKQIAGKIIPAIATTTSLVTGLVCLETLKIIDGKDKLEEYKNGFVNLALPFFGFSEPIGAAKYKYGQTEWTLWDRFEFRNDPTLQDIVAWFRKEHRLEITMVSQGVSMLWSSFVGKKKSEERLPLKFSKLVEHVSKKPVPSHVTYFIAEVMVSDEEGEDVEVPFVVVRR